A part of Caviibacter abscessus genomic DNA contains:
- a CDS encoding GntR family transcriptional regulator has protein sequence MEYDKRIPIYIQISDLIVSEILNGYLKAGDPVISVRDASKKYQVNPNTILNAYKELENRGLLYTKRGIGFFVTEEQGQLEELKKYKFEKIVEDFLTTLYNMGYSNNDLTKTLIERGIINE, from the coding sequence ATGGAATATGATAAAAGAATACCAATATACATTCAAATATCAGATTTAATTGTTTCAGAAATATTAAATGGATATTTGAAAGCAGGAGATCCTGTAATTTCAGTAAGAGATGCCTCTAAAAAATATCAAGTAAATCCAAACACTATATTAAATGCTTATAAAGAACTTGAAAATAGAGGACTTCTTTATACTAAAAGAGGAATTGGTTTTTTTGTTACAGAAGAACAAGGACAATTGGAAGAGCTGAAGAAATACAAATTTGAAAAAATCGTTGAAGATTTTCTTACTACTCTATATAATATGGGTTATAGTAATAATGATTTAACAAAAACTCTTATTGAAAGGGGGATAATAAATGAATAA
- the nox gene encoding H2O-forming NADH oxidase: MKVVVVGANHAGTAAINTMLDNYTNVEVTVFDKNSNISFLGCGMALWIGGQISGPEGLFYSSKEKLESKGANIHMETEVQEIDINNKIVYAKGKDGKEYKESYDKLILSTGSLPIDLPVKGKELENVQFVKLYQNAAEVIDKLKNTEIKHVTVVGAGYIGVELAEAFKRNGKEVTLIDACGDCLSSYYDAEFRAEISKVLAENGIELKFGERLQEIKGTTKVESIVTDKGEISTDMVILCAGFRPNTDLLKDKLELYKNAYKVNRKQETSVKDVYAIGDCATLYDNSIKNINYIALATNAVRSGIIAAHNACGTEIESIGVQGSNGISIYGLNMVSTGITEENAKILGMDVLSTSFKDLQKPAFITYNNDNVMIKIVYEKESRRIVGAQIASTQDISMGIHLFSLAIQEEVTIDKFKLLDIFFLPHFNQPYNYITMAALSAK; the protein is encoded by the coding sequence ATGAAAGTTGTTGTAGTAGGAGCAAACCACGCGGGGACAGCTGCTATAAATACTATGCTAGACAATTATACAAATGTAGAAGTTACAGTATTTGATAAAAATTCAAATATAAGTTTTCTTGGTTGTGGAATGGCATTATGGATTGGTGGTCAAATATCAGGACCTGAAGGATTATTTTATTCTTCAAAAGAAAAGTTAGAATCTAAAGGTGCAAATATACATATGGAAACAGAAGTACAAGAAATAGATATTAACAATAAAATTGTATATGCTAAAGGAAAAGATGGTAAGGAGTATAAAGAATCTTATGATAAATTAATACTTTCAACAGGTTCATTACCAATAGATTTACCTGTAAAAGGAAAAGAATTAGAAAATGTACAATTTGTAAAATTATATCAAAATGCAGCAGAAGTAATTGATAAATTAAAAAACACAGAAATTAAACATGTAACTGTTGTCGGAGCTGGATATATTGGTGTTGAACTTGCAGAAGCATTTAAGAGAAATGGAAAAGAGGTTACTCTTATAGATGCTTGTGGAGATTGCTTATCTTCATATTATGATGCAGAATTTAGAGCTGAAATATCAAAAGTGTTGGCAGAAAATGGAATAGAGTTAAAATTTGGAGAAAGATTACAAGAGATAAAAGGAACAACAAAAGTAGAATCTATTGTAACTGATAAGGGTGAAATATCAACAGATATGGTAATACTTTGTGCAGGATTTAGACCTAATACGGATTTATTAAAAGATAAATTGGAATTATATAAAAATGCTTACAAAGTAAACAGAAAACAAGAAACATCTGTTAAAGATGTATATGCAATAGGAGATTGTGCTACTTTATATGATAATTCAATTAAAAATATAAATTACATAGCACTTGCAACAAATGCAGTAAGATCAGGAATTATAGCTGCCCATAATGCTTGTGGAACAGAAATAGAATCAATTGGTGTTCAAGGATCAAATGGAATATCAATATATGGACTTAACATGGTTTCAACAGGTATAACTGAAGAAAATGCAAAAATCCTAGGTATGGACGTACTATCAACAAGTTTTAAAGATTTACAAAAACCTGCGTTTATAACTTACAACAATGATAATGTTATGATAAAAATAGTTTATGAAAAAGAAAGTAGAAGAATAGTTGGTGCACAAATAGCTTCAACTCAAGATATTTCAATGGGGATACACTTATTCTCACTTGCAATACAAGAAGAAGTCACTATTGATAAATTTAAATTACTTGATATATTCTTCTTACCACATTTCAATCAACCGTATAATTATATAACAATGGCTGCGTTATCAGCTAAATAA
- a CDS encoding amidohydrolase, with the protein MNILIKNVSIVTMRNENEILNNSNIYIKGKYITHIGDELSDFVADKIIDGENLLALPGLINTHTHISMVLMRNYADDVNLEDWLFNNIFPIENKLIPEDIYYASLLAMIEMIKTGTTTFVDMYFFVDQTIKALEKLPMRAAICRGLTSGENAENNLNEVIELSKKYKNNDMLQIMIAPHAVYTCNKDFLTKCINAAKKNNLSIHIHLNESKSEVKNSIEENGLSPIQYVNELGMFEVNTLAAHCANTSDEDLKILKEKNVNVLNNPTSNLKLASGFARVFDMKNMGINVSLGTDGAASNNSLNMFREIHLASILNKAVENDPKAICAFDALKMATLNGAKAIKMEDKLGTLEANKLADLILIDINKTHLLPKNNLISMLSYSVSGFEVVTSIINGNIVMENGKITCIDEEEIKKALIKCHKNLMNR; encoded by the coding sequence TTGAATATTCTGATAAAAAATGTTTCTATTGTAACAATGAGAAACGAAAACGAAATTTTAAATAACTCCAATATCTACATTAAAGGAAAATATATAACACATATTGGTGATGAACTAAGTGATTTTGTCGCCGATAAAATTATAGATGGTGAAAATTTATTAGCTCTTCCAGGACTAATAAATACACATACACATATATCAATGGTATTAATGAGAAATTATGCAGATGATGTAAATTTGGAAGATTGGTTATTTAATAATATTTTCCCTATTGAAAACAAGCTTATTCCTGAAGATATATACTATGCCTCATTGCTTGCTATGATTGAAATGATTAAAACAGGAACAACAACCTTTGTAGATATGTATTTTTTTGTAGACCAAACAATAAAAGCATTAGAAAAATTGCCAATGAGAGCTGCGATTTGCAGAGGACTTACAAGTGGAGAAAATGCTGAAAATAACTTAAATGAAGTGATTGAACTTTCAAAAAAATATAAAAATAATGATATGCTACAAATTATGATAGCTCCACATGCTGTATATACTTGTAATAAAGACTTTTTGACTAAATGTATAAATGCTGCAAAGAAAAACAATTTATCTATTCATATACACCTTAATGAATCAAAATCAGAAGTTAAGAACTCTATAGAAGAAAACGGCTTGTCTCCAATTCAATATGTTAATGAATTAGGAATGTTTGAAGTTAATACTTTAGCAGCTCATTGTGCTAATACTTCTGATGAAGATTTAAAAATACTAAAAGAAAAAAATGTAAATGTTTTAAATAATCCTACAAGTAATCTTAAACTAGCAAGTGGCTTTGCAAGAGTTTTTGACATGAAAAATATGGGTATAAATGTTAGCTTAGGTACAGATGGTGCTGCCTCAAATAATAGTCTTAATATGTTTCGTGAAATTCATCTTGCAAGTATCTTAAATAAAGCTGTTGAAAATGATCCAAAAGCTATATGTGCATTTGATGCATTAAAAATGGCAACATTAAACGGAGCAAAAGCTATAAAAATGGAAGATAAATTAGGAACACTTGAAGCTAATAAATTAGCAGATTTAATCTTAATTGATATAAACAAAACTCATCTGCTTCCTAAAAACAATTTAATTTCAATGTTGAGTTATTCTGTAAGCGGATTTGAAGTTGTTACAAGTATTATTAACGGTAATATTGTAATGGAAAACGGGAAAATAACTTGTATTGATGAAGAAGAAATAAAAAAAGCATTAATTAAATGTCACAAAAATCTTATGAATAGATAG
- a CDS encoding DMT family transporter, which translates to MGNNIIYPLLAIVAGISVTLQGPINTSLGKSLKSPDLATFWAFFGGTVLIGIYLLAKKEPVPDLAQIKEIPVWSYLGAVTGIIYVALVILVTPKLGVGTTTVLLLLAQIITALVLDHFGVFGFIAKPINLVKVAGVVLMTGGVFLISK; encoded by the coding sequence ATGGGAAATAATATAATATATCCGTTACTTGCAATAGTAGCAGGGATATCTGTAACTCTTCAAGGTCCAATAAATACGAGCCTTGGGAAAAGTTTGAAAAGTCCTGATTTGGCTACTTTTTGGGCATTTTTTGGAGGAACAGTTTTAATTGGGATATATCTTTTGGCAAAAAAAGAACCAGTACCTGATTTAGCACAAATAAAAGAAATACCAGTTTGGTCTTATTTAGGTGCAGTAACAGGAATAATATATGTTGCTTTAGTAATACTTGTAACTCCTAAACTTGGAGTTGGGACAACAACAGTTCTTTTACTTTTAGCACAAATAATTACGGCTTTAGTTTTAGATCATTTTGGAGTTTTTGGATTTATTGCAAAACCGATAAATTTAGTAAAAGTTGCTGGAGTAGTACTAATGACAGGAGGAGTGTTTTTAATAAGTAAATGA
- the dusA gene encoding tRNA dihydrouridine(20/20a) synthase DusA, which yields MKKISIAPMVDRTTNHFRDFIRLINKDVTLYTEMITDKAIINGDEKKLLEFNEKQQPLVLQIATSSEKDISLAMKKINKYDYSEIDVNAGCPSNRVSDNKMGAYLMSDIEFLCKIVREIKNNTDKPVTVKHRIGIDGTGILKNDKKIVSYEELLYFIDKLNEQGVNKFIIHSRIAILKGLTPDENRKIPKLDYGMVYKVKKDRPHLNIEINGGIKTMEEVHEHLKYVDSVMIGRAAYDNPMLLNVKQISYEQILEGIIRDISNLKGKPYHYLMHTLGLFYGTKYSKLWKNCVARTDVCEKNVQNFLKTYFKN from the coding sequence ATGAAAAAAATAAGTATAGCCCCTATGGTAGACAGAACAACAAATCATTTTAGAGATTTTATAAGACTAATAAATAAAGATGTTACGTTATATACCGAAATGATTACAGATAAGGCAATTATTAACGGAGATGAAAAAAAATTGCTTGAATTTAATGAAAAACAGCAACCTCTTGTTTTACAAATTGCTACAAGCAGTGAAAAAGACATTTCTCTTGCTATGAAAAAAATTAACAAATATGATTATAGTGAAATAGATGTTAATGCGGGTTGCCCATCAAATAGGGTTTCTGACAATAAAATGGGAGCTTATTTAATGTCAGATATTGAGTTTCTTTGTAAAATAGTTAGAGAAATAAAAAATAATACAGATAAACCTGTTACAGTAAAACACCGAATAGGAATAGATGGTACCGGAATACTTAAAAATGATAAAAAAATAGTTAGTTATGAAGAGCTTTTATATTTTATAGATAAGCTAAATGAACAAGGAGTTAATAAATTTATAATTCATAGCAGAATAGCTATATTAAAAGGTCTTACTCCAGATGAAAATAGAAAAATACCAAAACTTGATTATGGTATGGTCTATAAAGTAAAAAAAGATAGACCGCATCTTAATATTGAAATAAATGGTGGAATTAAAACAATGGAAGAAGTACATGAACATTTAAAGTACGTAGATTCTGTTATGATAGGTCGTGCTGCATATGATAATCCAATGTTACTTAATGTGAAACAAATTAGTTATGAACAGATTTTAGAAGGAATTATTAGGGATATTTCAAATTTAAAAGGAAAGCCATATCATTATTTAATGCACACTTTAGGTTTATTTTATGGCACGAAATACAGTAAATTATGGAAAAATTGTGTTGCAAGAACAGATGTTTGTGAAAAAAATGTACAAAATTTCCTTAAAACCTATTTTAAAAATTAA
- a CDS encoding ATP-binding cassette domain-containing protein has protein sequence MNNILEIKNLNKKIYKKEILKNINLTLSEGKIMALLGPNGSGKTSLLKIIASLSHQNSGEILINGEKPGLNTKKYVSFLSDMEILPTQLNIKQAINLYKSFFEDFDVEKSNKLLNDLNLDMNQEISTLSKGMKEKFYLILCLSRNAKLYILDEPIAGVDILTREEILNIIIENIHENAGVIITTHLIDDIEHIFDEIAFINDGNIIGVHNAEDIRIKEKMTVSEFYKKVFRNGGNLDV, from the coding sequence ATGAATAATATCCTTGAAATAAAAAATCTTAATAAAAAAATATACAAAAAAGAAATTTTAAAAAACATTAATCTTACTTTAAGTGAAGGAAAAATAATGGCTTTATTAGGACCTAACGGTTCAGGTAAAACATCACTTCTTAAGATTATAGCATCACTTTCTCATCAAAATTCTGGAGAAATACTTATAAATGGTGAAAAACCTGGATTAAATACAAAAAAATATGTTAGTTTCTTATCAGATATGGAGATTTTACCTACTCAATTAAATATTAAACAAGCTATAAATTTATATAAATCATTTTTTGAAGATTTTGATGTAGAAAAATCAAATAAATTATTAAATGACCTTAACTTAGATATGAATCAAGAAATTTCTACATTATCAAAGGGAATGAAAGAAAAATTTTATTTAATACTTTGTCTTTCAAGAAATGCTAAATTATATATATTAGACGAGCCGATAGCAGGTGTTGATATATTAACCAGAGAAGAAATATTAAATATTATAATAGAAAATATACATGAAAATGCAGGTGTGATTATAACAACGCATTTAATTGATGATATAGAACATATATTTGATGAAATAGCATTTATAAATGATGGAAATATAATAGGTGTTCATAACGCAGAAGATATAAGAATAAAAGAAAAGATGACAGTATCAGAGTTTTATAAAAAAGTGTTTAGAAATGGAGGGAATTTAGATGTTTAA
- the trxA gene encoding thioredoxin, with protein MSKVIYYGGENKVDVMLESVVAKEGFTLVNFFATWCGPCKSLAPVLEELSEEVNYSIIKIDVDQYTDLAAFYGVRSIPTTIIFKDGKPVETLIGGRSKETLVKEMQEIMSK; from the coding sequence ATGAGCAAAGTAATATATTATGGTGGAGAAAATAAAGTAGATGTTATGTTAGAATCAGTTGTAGCAAAGGAAGGTTTTACTTTAGTAAACTTTTTTGCAACTTGGTGTGGACCTTGTAAATCTTTAGCACCGGTTCTTGAAGAATTATCTGAAGAAGTTAATTACAGTATTATTAAAATTGATGTAGATCAATATACTGATTTAGCTGCTTTTTATGGTGTAAGAAGTATACCAACTACTATAATTTTTAAAGATGGAAAACCTGTGGAAACTTTAATTGGTGGAAGATCAAAAGAAACTCTTGTTAAAGAAATGCAAGAAATAATGAGTAAATAA